In a genomic window of Thalassophryne amazonica chromosome 12, fThaAma1.1, whole genome shotgun sequence:
- the puf60a gene encoding poly(U)-binding-splicing factor PUF60a, with the protein MAAAVSSGGPAVVMENGQTTTTTKLGLPPLTPNQQEALQKAKKYAMEQSIKSVLVKQTLAQQHQLSLSQMASLTMSLGDALSPLQSVAAQRQRALAIMCRVYVGSIYYELGEDTIRQAFIPFGPIRSIDMSWDSVTMKHKGFAFVEYEMPEAAQLALEQMNSVILGGRNIKVGRPSNIGQAQPIIDQLAEEARAFNRIYVASVHPDLSDEDIKSVFEAFGKIKSCMLAREPTTGRHKGYGFIEYDKAQSAQDAVASMNLFDLGGQYLRVGKAVTPPIPLLTPTGPGGLPTAAAMAAAAAATAKISTPDAVGVSVLGALAAPALLGGLPQAVMAAQAPGVITGVTPARPGLPQVGLVNPVLATPQAASLIGGSDVNKKEEEDWQQEALQDGAVEPLSEQEHMSISGSSARHMVMRKLLRKRESTVMVLRNMVGPDDIDDDLEGEVTEECGKFGQVKRVIIYQERQGEEDDAEVIVKIFVEFSEAAEMNRAIHALNQRWFGGRKVVAEVYDQERFSNSDLSA; encoded by the exons GGAGGGCCGGCTGTCGTCATGGAAAACGGACAGACCACCACGACCACCAAGCTAGGTCTGCCGCCGCTCACGCCCAACCAACAGGAGGCGCTGCAGAAG GCGAAGAAGTACGCAATGGAGCAGAGTATCAAGAGCGTCCTGGTCAAGCAGACCCTCGCCCAGCAGCATCAGCTCTCACTTTCTCAGATGGCATCTTTGACTATGAGTCTGGGTGACGCCCTCTCACCGCTGCAGTCG GTGGCAGCGCAGCGCCAGCGTGCGCTGGCCATCATGTGCCGCGTCTACGTAGGTTCCATCTACTATGAGCTGGGCGAGGACACTATCAGACAGGCCTTCATCCCCTTTGGACCAATAAGAAGCATCGACATGTCCTGGGACTCTGTTACAATGAAacacaag GGGTTTGCTTTTGTGGAATACGAGATGCCTGAAGCTGCTCAGCTCGCTCTGGAACAAATGAACTCTGTCATATTGGGAGGCAGAAACATCAAG GTTGGCAGACCCAGTAATATTGGCCAGGCTCAGCCGATCATTGACCAGCTGGCAGAAGAGGCCCGGGCCTTCAACCGGATCTACGTCGCATCAGTCCACCCCGACCTCTCAGATGAAGACATCAAGAGTGTTTTTGAGGCCTTTGGCAAGATTAAGTCCTGCATGCTGGCCCGAGAACCAACCACCGGACGCCACAAAGGTTACGGCTTCATCG AGTATGACAAGGCCCAGTCGGCCCAGGACGCCGTGGCCTCTATGAACCTCTTTGATCTTGGGGGTCAGTACCTGCGGGTGGGAAAAGCAGTCACCCCCCCAATACCCCTTCTCACCCCAACTGGCCCTGGAGGTCTCCCGACTGCCGCCGccatggctgctgctgctgccgccacGGCAAAGATCAGCACCCCG GATGCAGTGGGCGTGTCGGTCCTCGGAGCCCTGGCTGCACCAGCTCTGCTGGGTGGACTTCCTCAAGCTGTCATGGCTGCACAGGCGCCAGGTGTCATCACAG GTGTTACCCCAGCTCGACCTGGCTTACCTCAAGTGGGTTTGGTGAACCCGGTGCTTGCCACTCCCCAAGCAGCCTCTCTGATAGGTGGTTCTGATGTAAACAAAAAGGAGGAGGAAGACTGGCAGCAGGAGGCACTGCAGGACGGAGCCGTTGAGCCACTGAGCGAGCAGGAGCACATGAGTATCAGCGGGAGCAGCGCCAGACACATGGTGATGAGGAAGCTGCTGCGCAAGCGGGAG TCCACTGTCATGGTCCTGAGGAACATGGTTGGACCTGATGACATCGACGACGACCTGGAGGGCGAGGTGACTGAAGAGTGTGGGAAGtttggccaggtgaaacgtgtcATCATCTACCAGGAGCGACAGGGTGAAGAGGATGATGCTGAGGTCATCGTCAAGATCTTTGTTGAGTTCTCGGAGGCGGCGGAGATGAACCGGGCCATCCACGCCCTGAACCAGCGCTGGTTTGGAGGTCGCAAGGTGGTCGCTGAAGTGTACGACCAGGAACGCTTCAGTAACAGCGACCTGTCGGCGTAG